The following coding sequences are from one Pseudomonas mendocina window:
- the madL gene encoding malonate transporter subunit MadL, with product MIIYGVAFLAICTLAGIFIGELLGKLIGVPANVGGVGIAMILLIFLGSYLSKRGLFTGKSEQGVEFWSAIYIPIVVAMAAQQNVYGALSGGPMAILAGTSAVVIGFALVPVLSRIGQKKSDSEIAPSLTKAPR from the coding sequence ATGATCATCTACGGTGTCGCCTTTCTGGCGATCTGCACCCTGGCCGGCATCTTCATCGGAGAGCTGCTGGGCAAACTCATCGGCGTACCCGCCAACGTCGGTGGTGTTGGCATCGCCATGATCCTGCTGATCTTTCTGGGCAGTTACCTGAGCAAACGCGGTCTGTTCACCGGCAAGTCGGAACAGGGCGTGGAGTTCTGGAGCGCCATCTACATTCCCATCGTGGTCGCCATGGCCGCCCAGCAGAACGTCTACGGTGCCCTCAGTGGCGGCCCCATGGCGATTCTCGCCGGTACTTCCGCGGTCGTTATCGGCTTCGCGCTGGTGCCTGTACTGAGCCGGATCGGACAAAAGAAGTCCGACAGCGAAATCGCCCCTTCCCTGACTAAAGCGCCACGGTGA
- a CDS encoding triphosphoribosyl-dephospho-CoA synthase — translation MNALTALQPQLSLGDWLADLAVDALIDEADLSPKPGLVDRRGSGAHTDLHLGLMHASALALWPSFKAMAEAAQHRGAIVLQLREDVGRIGREGEVEMLRVTGGVNTHRGAIWALGLLSAAAALDPSELAPAQVALRAARLALLNDRAAPVTGDSHGAQVCRLYGVHGAREEAQLGFPAVIQQALPQLARSRAAGAGEQNARLDALLAIMTQLADTCVLYRAGMAGLSCMQSGARAVLAAGGCASLDGRRLLRDLERDMLRLRASPGGAADLLAATLFLDRLQHDLPAQLGSL, via the coding sequence ATGAATGCACTCACGGCATTACAGCCGCAGCTCTCATTAGGGGACTGGCTGGCCGACCTGGCCGTCGACGCCCTGATCGACGAGGCCGACCTGTCGCCCAAGCCGGGGCTGGTTGATCGTCGTGGTAGCGGCGCGCACACCGACCTGCACCTGGGCCTGATGCACGCCTCGGCGCTGGCCCTGTGGCCCAGCTTCAAGGCCATGGCCGAGGCCGCGCAGCATCGCGGCGCGATCGTCCTGCAACTGCGCGAGGACGTCGGCCGCATCGGCCGCGAAGGCGAGGTGGAGATGCTGCGCGTCACTGGCGGCGTCAACACCCATCGTGGCGCGATCTGGGCGCTGGGGTTGCTTAGTGCTGCCGCCGCGCTGGATCCCAGTGAGCTGGCGCCTGCACAGGTCGCCCTGCGCGCTGCGCGTCTGGCCCTGCTCAACGACCGCGCTGCGCCCGTCACTGGCGATAGTCATGGTGCCCAGGTTTGCCGTCTGTACGGCGTGCATGGGGCGCGCGAGGAGGCGCAGCTCGGTTTCCCTGCGGTGATCCAGCAGGCGCTGCCACAACTGGCGCGCAGCCGTGCCGCCGGTGCAGGTGAGCAGAACGCCCGTCTCGATGCGCTGCTGGCGATCATGACCCAGCTGGCCGACACCTGCGTGCTCTACCGCGCCGGCATGGCCGGGCTGAGCTGCATGCAGAGCGGCGCCCGCGCGGTACTCGCCGCTGGTGGTTGCGCCAGCCTCGATGGTCGCCGCCTGCTGCGCGATCTTGAGCGCGACATGCTGCGCCTGCGCGCCTCGCCTGGCGGCGCTGCCGATCTGCTCGCCGCCACCCTGTTCCTCGACCGCCTGCAGCATGACCTGCCGGCGCAGCTTGGGAGTCTGTGA
- a CDS encoding malonate decarboxylase holo-ACP synthase, which yields MHPTPRPHDLLWGLRPEHLPQEAPAWARAALGGHVPVVVRRAPAESGWVAVGIRGVVREQRYATWMRVSEISRLVSPQAVARAGRWRSHAQPHWPALRALSLLAPRLDALGLAWGVTGSLGFELASGISAAHPDSDLDLSLRASQQLPRDWARALCGVLDEAPGRIDLQLETPYGAVALREWASEAPRVLLKTQNGPLLVGDPWHLQQVAA from the coding sequence ATGCACCCCACACCCCGTCCACATGATCTGCTCTGGGGCCTGCGCCCCGAGCACCTGCCGCAGGAGGCGCCGGCCTGGGCTCGTGCCGCCCTGGGCGGGCATGTGCCGGTGGTGGTGCGCCGTGCGCCGGCTGAATCCGGCTGGGTCGCGGTGGGTATCCGCGGCGTGGTGCGTGAACAGCGGTATGCCACCTGGATGCGTGTGAGCGAGATCAGTCGTCTGGTCAGCCCGCAGGCCGTGGCGCGGGCTGGGCGCTGGCGCAGCCACGCGCAGCCGCACTGGCCGGCATTGCGGGCGTTGAGCCTGCTGGCGCCGCGTCTCGATGCCCTCGGCCTGGCCTGGGGTGTGACCGGTAGCCTGGGTTTCGAGCTGGCCAGCGGTATCAGCGCCGCACACCCGGACAGCGATCTCGACCTGTCGCTGCGCGCCTCTCAGCAGTTACCGCGCGACTGGGCGCGGGCGCTGTGTGGCGTGCTGGATGAGGCACCGGGGCGTATCGATCTGCAGCTGGAAACCCCATACGGCGCCGTGGCGCTGCGTGAGTGGGCCAGCGAGGCGCCGCGCGTCCTGCTGAAAACCCAGAACGGGCCGCTGCTGGTTGGCGACCCTTGGCACCTGCAGCAGGTGGCGGCGTGA
- a CDS encoding malonate decarboxylase subunit delta: protein METLSFEFPAGQPAQGRALVGCVGSGDLEVLLEPGQAGTLAIQVITSVNGSAPRWQLLFERMFREQQLPALNIAIHDFGATPGVVRLRLEQGLEELNHG from the coding sequence ATGGAAACCCTGTCCTTCGAATTTCCCGCCGGGCAACCGGCCCAGGGCCGCGCGCTGGTGGGCTGCGTCGGCTCCGGCGACCTGGAAGTGCTGCTCGAACCCGGCCAGGCCGGCACCCTGGCGATCCAGGTGATCACCTCGGTGAACGGCAGCGCACCGCGCTGGCAGTTGCTTTTCGAGCGCATGTTCCGCGAGCAGCAGCTGCCCGCACTGAACATCGCCATTCATGATTTCGGCGCCACGCCGGGTGTGGTGCGCCTGCGCCTGGAACAAGGCCTGGAGGAACTGAACCATGGCTGA
- a CDS encoding LysR substrate-binding domain-containing protein, whose product MLIDEELTLKKLEVFLAFMRSGNLARAASELQTSNVSVHRAIHSLESALRCPLFKHEGRNLIPLESAYVLEEKAQKLIQDAQEMVRLTREAAGFGAERFKLGALYSLTVKTVPQLIMGLKLRRSELNIDLVLGSNVDLLYKLKNMELDAILIALDDSVSDPDCEQLALFSDDIFLATPNDSPFADHAEVDLADLRDSTFITLTQGYATFRDGERVFRQAGFEPKVAMQVKDIFTLLSMVSSGVGYALLPGRVAAVYENRVKLIPLQAKYHLQQHIGVVFLKAKERDPNLLALLAECRMYSRQS is encoded by the coding sequence ATGCTGATCGATGAAGAACTGACCCTGAAAAAGCTGGAGGTCTTCCTCGCCTTCATGCGCAGTGGCAACCTGGCGCGCGCGGCCAGCGAGCTGCAGACCAGCAATGTCAGCGTGCACCGCGCCATCCACTCGCTGGAAAGCGCGCTGCGCTGCCCGCTGTTCAAGCACGAGGGGCGCAACCTGATTCCGCTGGAGAGTGCCTATGTGCTGGAAGAGAAAGCTCAGAAGCTGATCCAGGACGCCCAGGAGATGGTGCGCCTGACCCGCGAGGCGGCTGGCTTCGGCGCCGAGCGCTTCAAGCTCGGTGCGCTCTACTCGCTGACGGTGAAGACCGTGCCGCAATTGATCATGGGCCTGAAGCTGCGCCGCAGCGAGCTGAACATCGACCTGGTGCTCGGCTCCAACGTCGACCTGCTGTACAAGCTGAAGAACATGGAACTGGACGCCATCCTCATCGCCCTCGACGACAGCGTCAGCGACCCGGACTGCGAGCAACTGGCGCTGTTCTCCGACGACATCTTCCTCGCCACCCCCAACGATTCGCCCTTCGCCGATCACGCCGAAGTGGATCTGGCCGACCTGCGCGACTCGACCTTCATCACCCTGACCCAGGGCTACGCTACCTTCCGCGACGGCGAGCGGGTGTTCCGCCAGGCAGGCTTCGAGCCCAAGGTGGCGATGCAGGTGAAAGACATCTTCACCCTGCTCAGCATGGTCAGTTCGGGCGTCGGCTATGCCCTGCTGCCAGGGCGCGTGGCGGCGGTGTACGAGAACCGGGTGAAGCTGATCCCGCTGCAGGCCAAGTACCATCTGCAGCAGCATATCGGCGTGGTCTTTCTCAAGGCCAAGGAGCGTGACCCGAACCTACTGGCGCTGCTGGCCGAATGCCGGATGTACAGCCGGCAGTCGTAG
- the mdcA gene encoding malonate decarboxylase subunit alpha, which translates to MTTTISPPPQWSRRRAEKARRLDQVRNLADGVVLPSDKIVAALEALIAPGDRVVLEGNNQKQADFLSRSLAKADPGRLHDLHMIMPSVSRAEHLDLFERGIARKLDFSFAGPQSLRIGQLLEDGQMEVGAIHTYIELYSRLLVDLIPNVALVAGFQADRHGNIYTGPSTEDTPALVEPTAFSDGIVIFQVNEIVDELPRVDIPASWVDFVVVADKPFYIEPLFTRDPRHIKPVHVLMAMMAIRGIYEKHNVQSLNHGIGFNTAAIELILPTYGESLGLKGKICRNWTLNPHPTLIPAIETGWVESVHCFGTELGMENYIAQRPDIFFTGRDGSMRSNRMMCQLAGQYAVDLFIGATLQVDGDGHSSTVTRGRLAGFGGAPNMGHDPRGRRHSTPAWLDMRPGDSDAPLLERGKKLVVQMVETFQEGGKPTFVEQLDAVDVAKKVGMPLAPIMIYGDDVTHLLTEEGIAYLYKARTLEERQAMIAAVAGVTAIGLRHDPKETARMRREGLIALPEDLGIRRTDASRELLAAKSIAELVEWSGGLYNPPAKFRSW; encoded by the coding sequence ATGACAACAACAATATCCCCACCGCCGCAGTGGTCGCGTCGTCGCGCTGAAAAAGCCCGGCGACTCGATCAGGTGCGCAACCTCGCCGATGGCGTGGTACTGCCCAGCGACAAGATCGTCGCGGCCCTCGAGGCCTTGATCGCCCCCGGCGATCGTGTGGTGCTCGAAGGCAACAACCAGAAGCAGGCGGATTTCCTTTCCCGCTCGCTGGCCAAGGCCGACCCCGGCCGTCTGCATGACCTGCACATGATCATGCCCAGCGTCAGCCGTGCCGAGCACCTCGATCTGTTCGAGCGTGGCATCGCGCGCAAGCTCGACTTCTCCTTCGCTGGCCCACAGAGCCTGCGCATCGGCCAACTGCTCGAAGACGGGCAGATGGAAGTCGGCGCTATCCACACCTACATCGAGCTGTACTCACGCCTGCTGGTGGATCTGATCCCCAACGTCGCGCTGGTCGCCGGTTTCCAGGCTGACCGCCACGGCAACATCTACACCGGCCCGAGCACCGAGGACACCCCGGCGCTGGTCGAGCCCACCGCGTTCTCCGACGGCATCGTGATCTTCCAGGTCAACGAGATCGTCGACGAGCTGCCGCGGGTGGACATTCCCGCCTCCTGGGTCGACTTCGTGGTGGTGGCCGACAAGCCGTTCTACATCGAGCCGCTGTTTACCCGTGACCCGCGCCATATCAAGCCGGTGCACGTGCTGATGGCGATGATGGCGATCCGTGGCATCTACGAAAAACACAACGTGCAGTCGCTCAACCATGGCATCGGCTTCAACACCGCCGCCATCGAGTTGATCCTGCCGACCTACGGTGAATCGCTGGGCCTGAAGGGCAAGATCTGCCGCAACTGGACGCTCAACCCGCACCCGACGCTGATCCCGGCCATCGAGACCGGTTGGGTGGAGAGCGTGCACTGCTTCGGCACCGAGCTGGGCATGGAGAACTACATCGCCCAGCGCCCGGACATTTTCTTCACCGGCCGCGACGGCTCCATGCGCTCCAACCGCATGATGTGCCAGCTGGCTGGGCAGTACGCGGTCGACCTGTTTATCGGCGCCACCCTGCAGGTGGACGGCGATGGCCATTCCTCCACCGTCACCCGCGGCCGCCTGGCCGGTTTCGGCGGCGCGCCGAACATGGGCCATGACCCGCGCGGACGGCGTCACTCGACACCCGCCTGGCTGGACATGCGCCCAGGCGACAGCGACGCGCCGCTGCTCGAACGCGGCAAGAAGCTGGTGGTGCAGATGGTCGAGACCTTCCAGGAGGGCGGCAAACCCACCTTCGTCGAGCAGCTCGATGCGGTGGACGTGGCGAAGAAGGTCGGCATGCCGCTGGCACCGATCATGATCTACGGCGACGACGTCACTCACCTGCTCACCGAAGAAGGCATCGCCTATCTGTACAAGGCACGCACCCTGGAAGAGCGCCAGGCAATGATCGCCGCGGTCGCCGGTGTCACCGCCATTGGCCTGCGCCATGACCCGAAAGAAACCGCACGCATGCGCCGTGAAGGGCTGATCGCGCTGCCCGAGGATCTCGGCATCCGCCGCACCGATGCCAGCCGCGAACTGCTCGCGGCCAAGAGCATCGCCGAGCTGGTCGAGTGGTCGGGCGGTCTGTACAACCCGCCCGCCAAGTTCAGGAGCTGGTGA
- a CDS encoding PaaI family thioesterase, producing the protein MNDFASLPATSGLKALQALIRGELPAPSIGETMGIHAVQVEAGSITLEGRPDQRHLNPAGAVHGGFAATCLDGAAALALFSTLEADVPHSTVDLNVKYVRPLRPGEVYQVRGWVVERTRSLAICDAHILDAQGKLCAKATTTFVIGAAKA; encoded by the coding sequence ATGAACGACTTCGCCTCGCTGCCCGCGACATCCGGCCTGAAGGCCCTGCAAGCACTGATTCGCGGCGAACTGCCGGCGCCGTCAATCGGCGAGACCATGGGTATTCACGCGGTGCAGGTGGAGGCGGGCAGCATCACCCTGGAGGGGCGCCCGGATCAGCGTCATCTAAACCCGGCCGGCGCGGTGCATGGCGGTTTCGCGGCCACCTGCCTGGACGGCGCCGCGGCGCTGGCGCTGTTCTCCACCCTGGAGGCGGACGTGCCGCACTCGACGGTGGATCTCAACGTCAAGTACGTGCGTCCACTGCGCCCCGGCGAGGTCTATCAGGTGCGCGGCTGGGTGGTCGAGCGCACCCGCAGCCTGGCGATCTGCGACGCGCATATCCTCGACGCGCAAGGCAAGCTGTGCGCCAAGGCCACCACCACCTTCGTCATCGGAGCGGCCAAGGCATGA
- the mdcE gene encoding biotin-independent malonate decarboxylase subunit gamma: MTTAQEQRGLHWFQILAGAAQPQPGLPASLRVADGELAGQAVRYLAVIADANNPFPRARNGEVGLLEGWGLAQAVDEAIEADRDNPHKRALIAIVDVPSQAYGRREEAYGIHQALAGAVDAYARARLAGHAVIGLLVGKAMSGAFLAHGYQANRLIALRDAGVMVHAMGKAAAARITLRSVDELEALAASVPPMAYDLDNYASLGLLSEVLDVEQVTQPTAADLARVQDALSRALADIAGSPRDLRNRLGAANRAASTKVREALRAQW, translated from the coding sequence ATGACAACTGCACAGGAACAACGCGGCTTGCACTGGTTCCAGATCCTGGCCGGCGCTGCTCAACCGCAACCAGGTTTGCCGGCCTCGCTGCGCGTAGCCGATGGCGAACTGGCTGGTCAGGCGGTGCGTTATCTCGCCGTGATTGCCGATGCCAACAATCCCTTCCCCCGCGCTCGCAACGGCGAGGTCGGCCTGCTCGAAGGCTGGGGCCTGGCGCAGGCGGTCGACGAGGCCATCGAGGCGGATCGCGACAACCCGCACAAGCGGGCGCTGATCGCCATCGTCGACGTGCCGAGCCAGGCCTATGGCCGCCGCGAGGAAGCCTATGGCATTCATCAGGCGCTGGCTGGCGCGGTGGACGCTTATGCCCGTGCCCGTCTGGCCGGGCATGCGGTGATCGGCCTGCTGGTGGGTAAGGCCATGTCCGGTGCCTTTCTCGCCCACGGCTACCAGGCCAACCGCCTAATCGCCCTGCGCGATGCCGGGGTGATGGTGCATGCCATGGGCAAGGCCGCGGCCGCGCGCATCACCCTGCGCAGCGTCGACGAGCTGGAGGCGCTGGCCGCCAGCGTGCCGCCGATGGCCTACGACCTGGACAACTACGCCTCGCTCGGCCTGCTGTCTGAGGTGCTCGACGTGGAGCAGGTGACGCAGCCGACGGCCGCCGATCTGGCCCGTGTGCAGGACGCTCTGAGCCGTGCCCTGGCCGATATCGCCGGCAGCCCGCGTGACCTGCGCAACCGCCTGGGCGCCGCCAATCGTGCGGCCTCCACGAAGGTGCGCGAGGCCTTGCGCGCGCAATGGTGA
- the madM gene encoding malonate transporter subunit MadM, translated as MYESIMKVISGYGMLSGFAIIGVTMWLSYWISDKFTKGRLHGSAIAILLGLVLSYIGGVYTGGQKGLVDIPLFAGLGLLGGAMLRDFAIVATAFGVSVEELKRAGFAGVLALFVGVGTSFVAGVAVAMAFGYTDVVSLTTIGAGAVTYIVGPVTGAAIGASSDVMALSIAAGLIKAILVMVATPFVAPYIGLNNPRSAVIFGGLMGTSSGVAGGLAATDPKLVPYGCLTAAFYTALGCLLGPSLLYFIMRGLLG; from the coding sequence ATGTACGAATCCATCATGAAGGTCATTTCCGGCTACGGGATGCTCAGCGGTTTCGCCATCATCGGTGTCACCATGTGGCTGTCGTACTGGATCTCCGACAAGTTCACCAAAGGCCGTTTGCACGGCTCGGCGATCGCCATCCTGCTCGGCCTGGTGCTGTCGTACATCGGCGGGGTCTACACCGGTGGCCAGAAGGGCCTGGTGGACATTCCCCTGTTCGCCGGTCTGGGGCTGTTGGGCGGCGCCATGCTGCGCGACTTCGCCATCGTCGCCACGGCCTTCGGTGTCAGTGTCGAGGAACTCAAGCGCGCCGGTTTCGCCGGGGTGTTGGCACTGTTCGTCGGGGTCGGGACGTCCTTCGTCGCCGGCGTGGCGGTAGCCATGGCCTTCGGCTACACCGACGTGGTCAGCCTGACCACCATTGGCGCTGGCGCGGTGACCTATATCGTCGGCCCGGTGACTGGTGCGGCGATCGGTGCCAGCTCCGACGTCATGGCGCTGTCGATTGCCGCTGGCCTGATCAAGGCGATCCTGGTGATGGTCGCCACTCCCTTCGTTGCGCCCTACATCGGCCTGAACAATCCGCGTAGCGCGGTGATCTTCGGTGGTCTGATGGGCACGTCCAGCGGTGTGGCCGGTGGTCTGGCGGCGACCGATCCGAAGCTGGTGCCCTATGGTTGTCTGACCGCTGCTTTCTACACCGCACTTGGCTGCCTGCTCGGCCCGTCACTGCTCTATTTCATCATGCGAGGTTTGTTGGGCTGA
- a CDS encoding zinc-binding dehydrogenase produces MKELMVQSPGQLAWVEAPDPQLTTPGSALVRPIASASCDLDRRLIAGTTPFKPPFALGHECVAEVLEVGSAVRNLRRGDLVSVPWKIACGSCAQCLVGRSSACTAVPRMAAYGVPAGGHWGGLFSEMVLVPFADAMLVPLPAGLDPVAVSSASDNLTDAWVAASRPLATRPDARVLVVGGTESLGVLAVQMARAAGAGSVDYLDDHPLRQQLAARSGAGVDLAGSDLDRSYDLVISATRDHQALRRGLLALAPGGHCSCIGIIFDDPKIPLFDMYLRDVTFSVGACSVQQHIPKVLDLVHSGCCDPLLVNPQVVGWEDAPQALIQPLTKCIVVRERIT; encoded by the coding sequence ATGAAGGAACTCATGGTTCAGAGCCCTGGCCAACTGGCCTGGGTCGAGGCGCCCGATCCGCAGCTCACCACCCCAGGCAGTGCGTTGGTCAGGCCCATCGCCTCGGCTTCCTGTGACCTAGATCGACGCCTGATCGCCGGTACCACGCCGTTCAAACCACCGTTCGCGCTGGGCCATGAATGTGTGGCCGAGGTGCTGGAAGTGGGGTCGGCCGTGCGTAACCTGCGCCGTGGCGACCTGGTTTCGGTGCCCTGGAAGATCGCCTGCGGCAGTTGTGCTCAATGCCTGGTCGGGCGCTCCAGCGCCTGCACGGCGGTACCGCGCATGGCCGCCTACGGCGTACCGGCAGGCGGCCACTGGGGCGGATTGTTCTCGGAAATGGTGCTGGTGCCGTTCGCCGACGCCATGCTGGTGCCATTGCCTGCCGGGCTCGACCCTGTGGCCGTGTCCAGCGCCAGTGACAACCTCACCGATGCCTGGGTGGCCGCCAGCCGGCCGCTGGCCACACGACCGGATGCCCGTGTGCTGGTGGTCGGCGGCACCGAAAGTCTTGGTGTGCTCGCCGTGCAGATGGCACGGGCTGCCGGAGCGGGCAGCGTGGATTATCTCGACGATCATCCGCTGCGCCAGCAGCTTGCCGCACGCAGTGGCGCCGGTGTCGATCTGGCAGGAAGCGATCTTGACCGCAGCTATGACCTGGTGATCTCCGCCACGCGCGATCATCAGGCGCTGCGCCGTGGACTGCTGGCGCTGGCGCCCGGTGGGCATTGCTCGTGTATCGGCATCATCTTCGATGACCCGAAGATTCCGCTGTTCGACATGTACCTGCGCGACGTCACCTTTTCGGTCGGCGCCTGCAGCGTGCAGCAGCATATTCCCAAGGTGCTGGATCTGGTGCACAGCGGTTGCTGCGATCCGCTGCTGGTCAACCCGCAGGTGGTGGGTTGGGAGGATGCGCCACAGGCGCTGATTCAGCCGCTGACCAAGTGCATCGTGGTGCGCGAGCGCATCACGTGA
- the mdcH gene encoding malonate decarboxylase subunit epsilon has translation MSTLWAFPGQGAQQPGMLQALPAAPVVQACLEQASAALGEDVRLLDSAKALQGTRAVQLCLLIAGVAAARLLGERGHRPDYVAGLSIGAYAAAVVADVLDFADAVRLVALRGELMQRAYPSGYGMTAILGLDQASIERLLAEAEGPVYLGNINAETQLVIAGSDAAMAAVAERARALGAGMAKRLAMSVPSHCVLLDGPARELAAAFANIELHAPQVRYLSSSSARLIRDPETLRDDLAYNMSRVVDWQATLVTAYERGVRLHLELPPGGVLTGLARRVFDAGQAIAFEGARLDTLDAMLRQEVSRDR, from the coding sequence GTGAGCACGCTCTGGGCTTTCCCCGGTCAGGGTGCGCAGCAACCCGGCATGCTTCAGGCATTGCCCGCCGCGCCGGTGGTGCAGGCCTGCCTGGAACAAGCCAGCGCTGCGCTGGGCGAGGATGTTCGCCTGCTGGATTCGGCCAAAGCCTTGCAAGGCACGCGTGCCGTGCAGCTCTGCCTGTTGATTGCCGGCGTCGCCGCCGCGCGCTTGCTCGGCGAGCGCGGGCATCGTCCGGACTATGTCGCCGGATTGTCCATTGGCGCCTATGCCGCCGCCGTGGTGGCCGACGTGCTGGACTTCGCCGATGCCGTGCGCCTGGTCGCATTGCGTGGCGAACTGATGCAGCGCGCCTACCCCAGTGGCTACGGCATGACTGCCATCCTCGGCCTTGACCAGGCCAGCATCGAACGCCTGCTGGCCGAGGCCGAAGGCCCGGTGTACCTGGGCAATATCAACGCCGAAACCCAGCTGGTGATCGCCGGCAGCGATGCCGCCATGGCCGCTGTGGCCGAACGCGCCCGTGCCCTCGGCGCCGGTATGGCCAAGCGCCTGGCCATGAGCGTGCCGTCGCACTGTGTGCTGCTCGACGGCCCGGCGCGCGAGTTGGCTGCGGCCTTTGCCAACATCGAATTACATGCACCGCAGGTGCGCTACCTGAGCAGCAGCTCGGCGCGCCTGATCCGTGATCCCGAAACCCTGCGCGATGACCTGGCTTACAACATGAGCCGCGTCGTCGACTGGCAGGCCACGCTCGTCACTGCCTATGAGCGCGGCGTGCGCCTGCACCTGGAACTGCCCCCCGGTGGCGTGCTGACCGGGCTCGCCCGGCGCGTCTTCGACGCCGGCCAGGCAATCGCCTTCGAGGGCGCACGTCTGGATACACTCGACGCCATGTTGCGTCAGGAGGTAAGCCGCGACCGCTGA
- a CDS encoding biotin-independent malonate decarboxylase subunit beta, which translates to MAEQNIARLLAQRSFTELGARERARALLDAGSFRELLDPFAQLMSPWLPKQGIVPQADDGVVVAKGTLDGQPAVVIAIEGVFQGGSLGEVGGAKIAGALELAAEDNRNDTPTRAVLLLETGGVRLQEANLGLAAIAEIQAAIVDLRQYQPVIGLVAGPVGCFGGMSIAAGLCSYLLVTREARLGLNGPQVIEQEAGLEEYDSRDRPFIWGLTGGEQRHASGLVDGYVSDDVDAICRELHGLFAKGKPALERSRRHAWFLQRLRAVDTAVQADAAAVRSAYQGA; encoded by the coding sequence ATGGCTGAGCAAAACATTGCGCGCCTGCTGGCGCAGCGCAGCTTCACCGAACTCGGTGCCCGCGAGCGTGCGCGGGCACTGCTCGATGCCGGCAGCTTCCGCGAACTGCTCGATCCCTTCGCCCAACTGATGTCGCCCTGGCTGCCCAAGCAGGGCATCGTGCCCCAGGCCGACGACGGCGTGGTGGTGGCCAAGGGTACGCTCGATGGCCAACCTGCGGTGGTGATCGCCATCGAAGGTGTCTTCCAGGGCGGCAGCCTGGGCGAAGTGGGCGGCGCGAAGATCGCCGGCGCCCTGGAGCTGGCGGCTGAAGACAACCGCAATGACACGCCGACCCGTGCCGTGTTGCTGCTGGAGACCGGTGGCGTACGTCTGCAGGAAGCCAATCTGGGCCTGGCGGCTATCGCCGAGATCCAGGCCGCCATCGTCGATCTACGCCAGTACCAGCCGGTAATCGGTCTGGTCGCCGGGCCGGTCGGCTGCTTCGGCGGCATGTCCATCGCTGCCGGGCTGTGCAGCTATCTGCTGGTGACCCGCGAAGCGCGCCTGGGCCTCAACGGCCCGCAGGTGATCGAACAGGAGGCCGGGCTGGAGGAATACGACTCGCGCGACCGCCCCTTTATCTGGGGTCTGACCGGCGGCGAGCAGCGTCACGCCAGTGGCCTGGTCGATGGCTACGTGAGTGATGACGTCGACGCCATTTGCCGCGAGCTGCACGGGTTGTTCGCCAAGGGGAAACCCGCGCTGGAACGCAGCCGTCGCCACGCCTGGTTCCTGCAGCGCCTGCGCGCTGTCGACACCGCCGTCCAGGCCGATGCCGCTGCCGTGCGCAGCGCCTACCAGGGAGCATGA